From a single Gimesia fumaroli genomic region:
- a CDS encoding C1 family peptidase, protein MARKKSKPVTLTERTLDARPDTLDFRDRMFVPTLTEVPTYRSLEDYQQRNVPVLDQGVEGACTGFGLATVVNYLLMTRRVVPDATPVSSRMLYEMAKRYDEWPGEGYSGSSARGAMKGWHKHGVCTEELWPYKAGRADDNLTPARADDSKHRPLGAYFRVNHRDLVAMHCAIQEAEVLYATAIVHEGWNKIGSDGTIPHKTKTLGGHAFAIVAYDSEGFWIQNSWSTNWGRGGFAKITYADWLENGTDVWVARLGVPIELQTAGAIARANAEVATSSVGYTFHDIRPHIISIGNDGRLRETGTYGTSEDAVKNIFEQDIPRVTAGWKKKRILLYAHGGLTDEKSAIQRVADYREVLLESEIYPLAFIWKTDYWTTLVNILKDALKQRRTEGLLDTAKDFMLDRLDDALEPLARLLTGKAQWDEMKENALAASTSAQGGARKMAHHLQKLIKDDNSIELHIAGHSAGSIFMAPLVQLLCSKGKIKSGPMKNKTGLGQSVSTCTMWAPACTVELFKETYQPAVQTGSLSQFALFTLTDKAERDDHCAKIYHKSLLYLVSNAFEDKARVPLLRDGEPILGMQKFIEQDPDLQKFFKRKSADWVRSPNTNDADPKSYSTSLSHGGFDDDEATLAATFARILQTKFQQIAKTEMPMQTSQSALRATRMGIEATDWEV, encoded by the coding sequence ATGGCTCGCAAAAAATCCAAACCTGTCACGCTTACAGAACGGACACTGGATGCCCGACCTGATACACTCGACTTTCGCGACCGGATGTTTGTCCCGACCCTGACGGAAGTACCCACGTATCGTTCGCTGGAAGACTATCAACAACGAAATGTTCCCGTACTGGACCAGGGCGTCGAAGGGGCCTGCACCGGTTTTGGACTGGCCACGGTGGTCAACTATCTGCTTATGACACGCAGAGTGGTTCCCGATGCTACCCCCGTCAGTTCCCGCATGTTGTATGAAATGGCCAAACGCTACGATGAATGGCCCGGCGAAGGGTATTCCGGCTCCAGTGCACGCGGTGCAATGAAAGGCTGGCACAAGCACGGCGTCTGCACGGAAGAACTCTGGCCTTACAAAGCCGGACGCGCAGATGACAACCTGACCCCCGCACGCGCCGATGATTCTAAACACCGGCCCCTCGGTGCTTACTTTCGTGTAAATCACCGTGATCTCGTCGCCATGCACTGCGCAATTCAGGAAGCAGAGGTTCTGTACGCGACTGCCATCGTGCATGAAGGCTGGAACAAAATTGGCTCCGACGGAACCATCCCCCACAAAACCAAAACGCTGGGAGGCCACGCGTTTGCCATCGTCGCCTACGACAGCGAAGGTTTCTGGATTCAAAACTCGTGGTCTACAAACTGGGGACGGGGTGGCTTCGCTAAAATCACCTACGCCGACTGGCTGGAGAACGGAACCGACGTCTGGGTCGCTCGACTGGGAGTCCCCATTGAACTGCAAACTGCTGGCGCCATCGCCCGTGCCAATGCAGAAGTCGCCACTTCGAGTGTGGGCTATACGTTTCATGATATCAGGCCGCATATTATTAGCATCGGCAATGATGGCCGACTCCGGGAAACCGGCACATATGGGACTTCCGAAGACGCGGTCAAAAATATCTTCGAGCAGGACATTCCCCGCGTGACCGCTGGCTGGAAAAAGAAACGCATCCTGCTGTACGCCCACGGCGGTTTGACCGATGAAAAATCCGCCATTCAACGTGTTGCCGACTATCGGGAAGTGCTGCTTGAGTCCGAAATTTATCCACTGGCCTTCATCTGGAAAACCGATTATTGGACCACGCTGGTCAATATTCTGAAAGACGCCTTGAAACAACGCCGCACGGAAGGCCTGCTGGATACAGCGAAAGATTTCATGCTGGACCGACTGGACGACGCCCTGGAACCACTGGCACGCCTACTTACGGGTAAAGCACAGTGGGATGAAATGAAAGAGAACGCACTGGCTGCGTCTACCAGTGCCCAAGGGGGCGCGCGAAAAATGGCGCATCACCTGCAAAAACTGATCAAGGACGACAACTCGATTGAACTGCATATCGCCGGTCACAGCGCCGGCTCCATCTTCATGGCTCCTTTGGTCCAGCTTCTGTGCTCGAAAGGGAAAATCAAAAGCGGTCCCATGAAAAACAAAACCGGCCTGGGACAATCTGTTTCCACCTGCACGATGTGGGCGCCCGCCTGCACTGTCGAGCTTTTCAAAGAAACTTATCAGCCCGCAGTCCAAACCGGCAGCCTCTCGCAATTCGCACTGTTCACACTGACCGATAAAGCTGAGCGGGATGACCACTGTGCGAAGATCTATCACAAGTCGCTCCTGTACCTTGTCTCTAACGCGTTTGAAGACAAAGCCCGCGTCCCCCTGCTCCGCGACGGGGAACCGATTCTCGGCATGCAGAAATTTATTGAGCAAGACCCGGACCTGCAAAAATTCTTCAAGCGAAAATCGGCAGACTGGGTTCGCTCGCCGAATACGAACGACGCCGATCCGAAATCGTACTCCACTTCCCTCAGTCACGGCGGCTTTGACGACGACGAGGCCACCCTGGCCGCGACCTTCGCCCGGATTTTACAAACCAAATTCCAGCAGATCGCCAAAACCGAGATGCCCATGCAGACCTCACAAAGCGCCCTCCGCGCCACCCGCATGGGCATCGAGGCAACCGACTGGGAAGTCTAA
- a CDS encoding 3'-5' exonuclease, translating to MMSQFKEEFSWYPYFLIIDLEATCCNQQSVPRNEMEIIEIGAVMVDYDSLSAVDEFQTFIQPVRHPQLTPFCTELTSIQQSDVDDAPLFAAAINLLKEWMASYEPALFCSWGDYDKSQFEQDCRYHQIPYPFPSAHLNLKTQFSRSQGYSKKYGMTGALKRAGISLEGTHHRGIDDARNMARLMPWIVGKK from the coding sequence ATGATGAGTCAGTTCAAGGAAGAATTTAGCTGGTACCCCTATTTTTTGATCATTGATCTGGAGGCGACCTGCTGTAATCAGCAGTCAGTTCCCCGCAATGAGATGGAGATCATTGAAATCGGTGCTGTGATGGTCGACTACGATTCGCTGTCGGCGGTCGATGAATTTCAAACGTTTATTCAGCCGGTCCGGCATCCTCAGTTGACGCCGTTTTGTACTGAGCTGACCTCAATTCAGCAGTCCGATGTGGATGATGCACCGCTGTTTGCGGCAGCCATCAATTTACTCAAAGAGTGGATGGCCTCTTATGAACCGGCGTTGTTCTGTTCCTGGGGTGATTATGATAAATCTCAGTTTGAGCAGGACTGCCGATACCACCAGATCCCCTATCCTTTTCCGTCCGCCCATCTCAATCTCAAAACACAGTTTTCACGGTCACAGGGTTACTCTAAAAAATATGGCATGACGGGTGCTCTGAAACGGGCTGGAATCTCTTTGGAAGGGACGCATCATCGCGGGATTGATGATGCGCGGAATATGGCTCGTCTGATGCCCTGGATTGTTGGCAAAAAATAG
- a CDS encoding DUF1559 family PulG-like putative transporter: MRNKVTNFKHSSHRGFTLIELLVVMAIIALLAAMLLPAIQRARESARRTQCINNLKQLSLAAFNYESAFRCFPAGWIDGTVLDDDGQPTNDPPYQNANVAFPEPVMFPVRDRSVQNQNQQYRLTEWELSPFWGWQALILAEMDQGTVNINYNLSKFSDDSKNASTVAIESYICPSATLPTNRPRGLGYSSYRGVGGRLEGFTGYAPYTARFQGGIFGNNSATKLNDISDGQTNTLMFGESSFGFWADSHSAVSGFVEASDGTDFHGAQNFDGTPEVTQAYHLTFGSRHDDLAHFALADGSAKSMAKNIDTNLFRQLCIRNDGERVTGEW; the protein is encoded by the coding sequence ATGCGCAACAAAGTAACAAATTTCAAGCACTCATCTCACCGTGGATTTACTCTGATTGAGTTATTAGTGGTTATGGCGATTATTGCCTTGCTGGCTGCCATGTTGCTGCCTGCAATTCAACGAGCCCGTGAAAGTGCCCGCCGCACACAGTGTATCAATAATCTGAAGCAACTGAGTCTGGCGGCTTTCAATTACGAGAGTGCCTTCCGCTGCTTCCCCGCAGGCTGGATTGATGGGACGGTTCTGGATGATGATGGGCAGCCTACTAATGATCCTCCTTACCAGAATGCCAATGTCGCGTTTCCCGAACCAGTTATGTTCCCTGTCCGTGATCGTTCGGTCCAAAATCAGAACCAGCAGTATCGATTGACCGAGTGGGAGCTGTCTCCGTTCTGGGGTTGGCAGGCGCTGATACTGGCAGAAATGGATCAGGGGACCGTCAATATTAATTACAACTTAAGTAAATTTTCTGATGACAGTAAAAACGCCAGCACGGTCGCTATTGAGAGTTATATCTGTCCCAGTGCCACTCTGCCGACGAATCGGCCCCGCGGTCTCGGGTATTCCAGTTATCGAGGAGTCGGCGGGCGCCTGGAAGGGTTCACCGGTTATGCTCCTTACACTGCCAGATTTCAGGGGGGAATCTTTGGTAACAACAGTGCTACCAAACTCAATGATATTTCAGACGGTCAGACGAACACACTGATGTTTGGTGAATCTTCGTTTGGTTTCTGGGCCGACAGTCATAGTGCGGTCTCAGGATTTGTGGAAGCAAGTGACGGAACTGATTTTCATGGCGCTCAAAATTTTGACGGGACGCCGGAAGTGACTCAAGCATACCATCTCACCTTTGGTTCCCGGCACGATGATTTAGCTCATTTTGCCTTAGCCGATGGTTCTGCAAAATCGATGGCAAAAAATATTGATACCAATCTCTTCCGACAGCTCTGTATCCGCAACGATGGAGAGCGGGTTACGGGAGAGTGGTAA